From a region of the Haematobia irritans isolate KBUSLIRL chromosome 4, ASM5000362v1, whole genome shotgun sequence genome:
- the LOC142232778 gene encoding uncharacterized protein LOC142232778: MSYGAERYLAYLYPIVIASSIICCITAGIGWTHWRYVLNGCPETNCGCFLYGRNAFRSFDGGHIAYCYFATYGLIFPLLFCIVLGIYHVYRVCMGVGKRKSGTTTIRQRSGDMIVVTTESEITANDVSPYYWMPTSIIACIMAIYTLVYSSIFTDGYHVTCKHYREALLKDIQGIGNIVSVIQGRLSCSAVFDFMDYLVYNDNPERHRYGRINSAICFNLTLVFGWLAVISWIAIAVINIVQTRRTKAARV; the protein is encoded by the exons ATGTCTTATGGAGCCGAACGATATTTGGCTTACTTGTACCCCATTGTAATAGCCTCCTCGATTATTTGCTGTATAACTGCTGGAATTGGATGGACACATTGGCGTTACGTTTTGAATGGGTGCCCCGAAACCAATTGTGGTTGCTTTTTGTATGGTCGCAATGCTTTCCGCTCATTCGATGGAGGCCATATAGCCTATTGCTATTTTGCCACATATGGTCTGATATTCCCTCTATTGTTTTGCATTGTTTTGGGCATTTATCATGTATATCGAGTTTGTATGGGAGTTGGAAAGAGGAAGTCTGGTACCACCACCATTCGACAAAG GTCAGGTGATATGATTGTTGTGACAACAGAATCCGAAATAACTGCCAATGATGTATCACCCTACTACTGGATGCCCACATCGATTATCGCCTGTATAATGGCCATCTACACTTTGGTATATTCTTCAATTTTTACCGATGGTTATCACGTTACATGCAAGCATTATCGAGAAGCTCTTTTGAAAGATATCCAAG GTATCGGCAATATAGTTTCGGTTATACAAGGCCGACTTTCTTGTTCAGCTGTATTTGATTTTATGGATTATTTAGTTTACAACGATAACCCAGAGAGACATCGTTACGGTCGCATTAATAGCGCAATATGCTTTAATCTGACATTGGTATTTGGATGGCTTGCAGTTATATCATGGATTGCAATTGCAGTAATAAATATTGTACAAACCCGCAGGACTAAAGCCGCAAGAGTttga
- the LOC142232775 gene encoding uncharacterized protein LOC142232775 has translation MGRTNRSRKRREENSKVKKARYEVKELARLKKTLGIMDVEEEETMKDISEVATIKTAKELKLEKKTKEEEQLAHELEEEREKGESVTVVNEKTGKTHIYNTKTLKDQHGSYPPWFKPKKTAKRMRKRDHARKLRFKQAWTVTNVPL, from the exons atggGTCGCACAAATAGATCACGTAAACgtcgcgaagaaaatagtaaagTTAAGAAGGCCCGATATGAAGTGAAAGAATTGGCTCGTCTCAAGAAAACATTAGGCATCATGGATGTTGAAGAAGAGGAAACAATGAAAGATATATCCGAGGTGGCTACCATTAAAACGGCAAAAGAATTAAAACTT GAAAAGAAGACTAAAGAGGAGGAACAATTGGCCCATGAGCTAGAAGAGGAACGTGAAAAAGGGGAAAGCGTTACTGTTGTTAatgaaaaaacaggcaaaacacATATTTACAACACAAAAACTCTTAAGGATCAACACGGCTCGTACCCGCCATGGTTTAAACCCAAAAAGACGGCAAAACGTATGCGTAAGAGGGATCATGCCCGTAAATTGAGATTCAAGCAAGCCTGGACGGTGACAAATGTTCCTTTGTAA
- the Syx17 gene encoding syntaxin 17: protein MTPAIEKIPLKQAEIAVRRFNDMAIPHHLGLLKNHHSNIEKSLALGDWNKIKKEEINAMRVIKQIKNLLLEMDALREKVREEDLERFDAMMECGKQKAFDGMKEYMELQLKSPTNTLRSQGTYEEDEIEQHLNDTVEIGLTQAHQQTLPEIQANFSQEEHVLAQRQSCLDELQNLQEEIRDLNGLFHNMGELVHQQAESVQIIADNAEEALENVQAGESNLRRALSYKKAMYPVVGALLGTCVGGPIGLVAGLKAGGLAAVGCGILGFTGGSVLKSNPAIMQGNIEEEHQQSDNSQETQEEIEMCKKDE, encoded by the exons ATGACACCAGCAATAGAAAAAATTCCTTTGAAACAAGCAGAAATTGCTGTAAGACGTTTCAATGACATGGCCATTCCACACCATTTGGGTCTATTGAAAAACCACCACAGCAATATAGAAAAGAGTCTTGCCCTAGGTGATtggaataaaataaagaaagaagAGATCAATGCCATGCGGGTTATTAAACAAATCAAAAATCTTCTGCTCGAAATGGATGCTCTAAGGGAGAAAGTGAGGGAAGAGGATTTGGAACGTTTCGATGCAATGATGGAATGTGGCAAACAAAAAGCATTTGATGGCATGAAAGAATATATGG AATTGCAACTGAAATCACCTACAAACACATTACGCTCTCAAGGAACTTACGAGGAAGATGAAATCGAACAACATTTAAATGATACCGTTGAAATTGGTCTAACACAAGCACATCAGCAAACACTTCCTGAAATTCAAGCTAATTTTTCACAAGAAGAACATGTACTGGCACAAAGACAATCGTGTTTGGATGAATTACAAAATCTTCAGGAAGAAATAAGAGATTTGAATGGATTGTTTCATAATATGGGTGAACTGGTTCACCAGCAAGCAGAAAGTGTTCAGATCATTGCCGATAATGCCGAAGAAGCTTTGGAAAATGTACAAGCCGGTGAGAGTAATCTGCGAAGGGCTTTATCCTATAAAAAGGCCATGTATCCCGTTGTGGGTGCCCTTTTGGGTACATGTGTGGGTGGCCCTATAGGTTTGGTGGCTGGATTAAAAGCTGGTGGATTGGCTGCTGTTGGTTGCGGTATTCTAGGCTTCACCGGTGGTAGTGTTTTAAAAAGTAATCCCGCCATAATGCAGGGCAATATTGAGGAGGAGCATCAACAATCGGATAACTCCCAAGAGACTCAAGAAGAAATTGAAATGTGTAAAAAAGACGAATGA